From the Propionispora hippei DSM 15287 genome, the window CGGTTCAGGCGAAAACCGACAAGCTGACCTTTAGCGAGCTCCATGCCGTACTGACCGATGTGCGGCTGGACATGGAGGCGCTGGTGAGCCGCCGGGCGGTGGTGCTGCAATCGGTGGGGACGGTCGATCTGTCGGCAGTGATTACGGCGGAAGAACTGGCCGCCTATCTGAATCAGTCGGTTAAAGGCATAAAAAATGCCGTTGTTACCATCACGCCGGAAAAAGTCCAGGTAAGCAGCAGCTTTTCCATCGGCGGCTTTGCCAGTCTGGCCATCACCCTGGACGGAAAAATTGTCGGAGACGGACAGAAGATTAAGTTTGTCACCGAACGGTTTTTACTCAACAACAACCTGGTTGGAAACCTAGGCGGTGCGGTATTGGCGGAAATTCCGCTGGTTGATTTAAAGAAGCTTCCCTTCAATGTCGGTGTTCGCGATATTGTTATGGAGCATGGCAAAGTGACTCTCCACACGGATAATCGCCCTCGCTAGTACTTTATCGGCGCGGATTAAGACTGACAAAGTGCTGCAGGAGGGTTCCCCTGGACAGGAGACGAATTTTATATTATGTTTCTTTTGGAGTTATTTGGTAAAGGTGGAGAGATTGTTGACGGAATACAGATATAATAAACTACTTATTTTATGCATAGCTGTCGGCTTCCTGGCAGCACTGGCTATCGGCTGGCAGCGTCACGGCCTGGAGGAGAACAACTCGCGGGTTGAGCTGGTCATGGATTATGAGGATATTACCGGGCTGGCGCAAATTGAAGGCGTTCCCGTGCCGGAGCTGATGCACAAGTTCAAGGATGCGGGGATTACCTCGCTGGCCGTATATGAGACCACACTGGAGAAGCTGAATAAGAGCGGTAAAATCCTGGCTGTGCCCGGCTCCCAACTGCTCCAGCAGTACCGGACGGGCTCAATGAGCGATCCCCGCTGGCGGAACTTTATTGAGGCGGGACGTATTTTGCCGGAGGATGTATACATTGTGGGCCAGGACCCCCCGACCTTTGCCGAGGTGAAGAGTGATCTCCTGCGCCGGTTGAGTCCGGAACGGGTTGCCGTGCTGGAGGAAGGCACAGCCCCGGTACTGGCCGTTAAAGCCAGCTATGAAAAACTGGAAAAGTGGAACTTAGGCCTGTCGACTGCCGAAATGAAAGAAGCGGCCGGTTACGGGTTTTATGTTGTGGCCCGGCCTACTAACTATAACAAGGTGACGGAAGATGACGTCGATGCCGTTTTTGACCGTCTCCGGGACATTCCCGGCGTCAGTTCGCTCATGTT encodes:
- a CDS encoding LmeA family phospholipid-binding protein, which gives rise to MSKRLAAIILSLLLVLAVTGEWLLPSLLSQAVSNGLMDVLNSSQVVARLERRPALLMLGGGFDTITLDAVQAKTDKLTFSELHAVLTDVRLDMEALVSRRAVVLQSVGTVDLSAVITAEELAAYLNQSVKGIKNAVVTITPEKVQVSSSFSIGGFASLAITLDGKIVGDGQKIKFVTERFLLNNNLVGNLGGAVLAEIPLVDLKKLPFNVGVRDIVMEHGKVTLHTDNRPR